The Mycolicibacterium cosmeticum sequence GCACCCTGATCGCGGTGGCCGTCGGGGCGCTGGTCACGCTCGGGCCGCTGGCCCTGCTGCAGTCCACCTGATTCGGTGCGTCCCGCCATCAAGGTCGGCCTGTCCACCGCCTCGGTGTACCCGCTGCGGACCGAGGCCGCCTTCGACTACGCCGCCCGCCTGGGTTACGACGGGGTCGAGCTGATGGTGTGGGCCGAACCGGTCAGCCAGGACATCGACGCCATCGAGGCCCTGTCGCAGCGCTACGGCATCCCGGTGCTGTCCGTGCACGCGCCGTGCCTGTTGATCTCGCAGCGGGTGTGGGGCGCCAACCCGATCCCCAAACTGGAGCGCAGTGTGCGCGCCGCCGAGCAGCTGGGAGCCCAGACGGTGGTGGTGCACCCGCCGTTCCGCTGGCAACGGCGATACGCCGAGGGTTTCGCCGCGCAGGTCGCCGAGCTGGAGCGCGGGAGCGACGTGCTGGTGGCGGTGGAGAACATGTTCCCGTTCCGCGCCGACCGGTTCTGGGGTACCGGGGCGCCGTCGGTCGAGCGGATGCGCAAGCGCGGCGGCCGGCCCGGCCCGGCGATCTCCGCCTTCGCGCCGTCCTACGACCCGCTCGACGGCGGCCATGCCCACTTCACGCTCGACCTGTCGCACAGCGCCACCGCGGGCACCGATGCGATCGACATGGCGCGGCGGATGGGTGCGGGGCTGGCGCATCTGCACCTGTGCGACGGCAGCGGCGCGTCGACCGACGAGCACCTGGTGCCCGGCCGCGGCACCCAGCCCGCCGCGGAGATCTGCCGGATGCTGGCCGCCTCCGATTTCACCGGTCACGTGATCCTGGAGGTCACCACCTCCCAGGCCCGCACCGCCGCCGAGCGCGAGGCCCTGCTCGTCGAATCGCTGACCTTCGCCAGGCAACACCTGCTGCGCTGAGGGCCGCCCACGGTGCCCAGGCGGTGCCGCGCGTGCAATGCTTTTCCCGTGTCAAGGATTGCAATCATCGGCGGGGGCAGCATCGGTGAAGCGCTGCTCTCGGGACTGTTACGAGCCGGCCGCCAGGTCAAGGACCTGGTCGTCGCGGAGAAGTTCGCCGAGCGCGCCCAGTACCTGTCCGACACCTACTCGGTGCTGGTCACCTCGGTCGCGGATGCGGCCGAGAACGCCACCTACGTGATCGTCGCGGTGAAGCCCGGCGACGTGGAGTCGGCGCTGGCCGAGATCGCCGAGGCCGTCGGCAAGGCCGACGACAACAGCGCCGAGCAGGTCGTGGTCAGCGTGGCGGCCGGCGTCAGCACGTCGTTCTACGAGTCCAAGCTGCCCGCAGGCGCCCCGGTGATCCGGGTGATGCCCAACGCCCCGATGGTGGTCGGCGGGGGCGTCAGCGCGCTGTCCAGAGGCCGCTTCGCCACCGAGGAGCAACTCAAGGAGGTGTCGGCCATCTTCGACACCGTGGGCGGGGTGCTCACCGTGCCGGAGGCGCAGCTCGACGCCGTGACGGCGCTGTCGGGATCCGGCCCGGCGTACTTCTTCCTGATGGTCGAGGCCATGGTCGACGCCGGGGTCGACGCGGGTTTGCCACGTGCGGTGGCCACCGATCTGGTGGCGCAGACGATGGCGGGTTCGGCCGCGATGCTGCTGGACCGCCTCGACAGCGCACCAGATGCCGCATTGGACACCACAGCGGCGCAGTTGCGAGCTATCGTGACCTCACCGGGTGGTACCACCGCCGCTGGGCTGCGTGAACTGGAACGCGGGGGCCTGCGGGCCGCGGTCGCCAACGCGGTGACAGCTGCGAAAACCCGCTCTGAGCAGCTCGGAATTACATCAGAGTAATTCAAGAATTTCGGACGGATTACCCCACACCCGTCGCAATAACCCCAATGGCCACGCTATTCTCCTCGTTGTATGCACGCGTTCGTGCCAGCGGTGGGGAAGCCGCTGGAACTGGCCGTGCCTTAAGGATTGGGTTGCGATGACGTCAATGAACGGGCCATCGGCGCGGGATTCGGCTGGCGAAGGCCAGCCCAAAGCTCAATTTCTGACCGTTGCCGAAGTGGCCAGCCTGATGCGAGTCAGCAAGATGACCGTTTACCGGCTGGTGCACAACGGTGAGCTGCCGGCGGTGCGGGTGGGCCGGTCGTTCCGCGTGCACGCGAAGGCGGTGCACGATCTGCTGGAGACGTCGTACTTCAGCGCGGGCTAGAAGCCGGTTTCCGCTGGCATCGGGTTGCCCGGTAATGTGGCCCGGTCAGTTCCTTCATTTTTGGTAGGTAGCGGAGTTCATGGGTTCAGTCATCAAGAAGCGGCGTAAGCGCATGTCGAAGAAGAAGCACCGCAAGCTGCTTCGCCGTACACGGGTCCAGCGCAGAAAACTCGGTAAGTAGTTTTTCGCGCTTCTCGGTAGGCTCGCCCGATGGATGCGCAGGGATCCGGCGACAGCGGTGACACCAGGGGCACCGGAGGCTCGGCAACGGGCCCCAAGGTCGTCCTGGTCACCGGTGCGTGCCGGTTTCTCGGCGGCTACCTGACGGCGCGCCTTGCCCAGAACCCGGCGATCGATCACGTCATCGCGGTCGACGCCATCGCACCGAGCAAGGATCTGTTGCGCCGGATGGGGCGCGCGGAGTTCGTACGCGCCGACATCCGCAACCCGTTCATCGCCAAGGTCATCCGCAACGGCAACGTCGACACCGTCGTGCATGCCGCCGCGGCGTCCTACGCGCCGCGGGCCGGTGGCCGGGCCACGCTCAAAGAGCTCAACGTCATGGGCGCGATCCAGCTGTTCGCGGCGTGCCAGAAGGCTCCGACCGTGCGACGGGTGGTGCTCAAGTCCACCTCCGAGGTCTACGGGTCCAGTGCCCGCGATCCGGTGCTGTTCACCGAGGACGAGAGTGCCCGCCGCCCACTCGGCGAGGGCTTCGCCAGGGACAGCATCGACATCGAGGGGTATGCGCGCGGCCTGGCCAGGCGCAGGCCCGATATCGCCCTGACGATCCTGCGGCTGGCCAACATGATCGGACCGGCCATGGATACCGCGCTGTCGCGGTATCTCGCGGGTCCGGTGGTGCCCTCGGTGCTCGGACACGACGCCCGGCTGCAACTGCTGCACGAGCAGGACGCGCTCGGCGCGCTGGAGCGCGCCACCATCGCCGGCCGCGCGGGCACCTTCAACATCGGCGCCTCGGGCATCATCATGATGAGTCAGGCGATCCGGCGCTCCGGCCGGGTCGCGCTGCCGGTGCCGCGGCAGGCGCTGCAACTCGTCGACTCGCTGAGGCGCGCAACAAGTTACACTGAACTCGATCGCGAGCAGTTGAACTACTTGAGCTATGGCCGGGTGATGGACACCGCGCGGATGCGAAACGACCTAGGCTACCTGCCCAAGTGGACCACTGTGGAGGCATTCGACGACTACGTGCGTGGTCGGGGTTTGACGCCGATCATCGACCCGAAATGGGTACGCTCAATGGAGAGCCGCGCCGTGTCTGTGGCGCAGCAATGGGGACGGTAGCGGCAGGTCGGGCACTCCAACGGGGCGGGGAGAAGGTGGCGACGTGGCGGGTGAATCAAAAGCCAAAGTGATTCCGCTGCACTCGAATTCGGGCCGGTCCGCGGCCGCGCAGCGCCGGGCCGCGCAGCGTGCGGACAGCGTGCGCCGACATCCGTCCCTGCTCACCGATCCGGGTACCCGCGCCTCCGCCGAGCAGATCGCCGCGGTGGTGCGCGAGATCGACCAGCACCGCGGCGCCGGCGCGGGAGATGAGCAGGACACCCCCAACGAGCTGTGCAAGGCCATCACCGCCATCGCCGATTTCGCCGTGAAGCGGATGACCGGTGACTACACGGTCGACGAGTTCGGCTTCGACCCGCACCTGACCAATGCGGTGGTAATGCCAATGCTGCGAGTGCTTTTCACGTCGTGGTTCCGGGTTGAGGTCAGCGGGATCGAAAACCTCCCGCGCGAGGGCGCCGCGCTGATCGTGGCCAACCACGCCGGTGTGCTGCCCTTCGACGGGCTGATGGCCTCGGTCGCCGTGCACGATCACCATCCGCTGCACCGGGACCTGCGGCTGCTGGCCGCCGACCTGGTGTTCGACCTCCCGGTGGTCGGTCAGGCCGCGCGCAAGGCCGGCCACACCGTCGCCTGCACCTCCGACGCGCACCGGCTGCTGGCCGCCGGTGAACTCACGGCGGTGTTCCCCGAGGGTTTCAAGGGCCTCGGCAAGCCCTTCAAGGACCGCTACAAACTGCAGCGCTTCGGTCGCGGCGGGTTCGTCTCGGCGGCGCTGCGGGCCCAGGTGCCCATCGTGCCGTGCTCCATCGTCGGCTCCGAGGAGATCTACCCCAAGATCGGCGACATCAAGTTGCTGGCCCGGCTGTTCGGGCTGCCCTACTTCCCGGTCACGCCACTGTTCCCGCTGGCCGGGCCGCTCGGTGTGGTGCCGCTGCCGTCGAAATGGCATATCCAGTTCGGTGAGCCCATCCCCACCGCGGACTACGACGAGTCGGCGGCCGAGGACCCGATGGTCACGTTCGAGCTGACCGACCACGTGCGCGAGACCATCCAGCACACCCTGTACCAGCTGCTGGCGGCCCGGCGGAACACCTTCCTGGGCTAGAACTTCTGGCTGGACGTTGTGGCTAGGACTTCTGGCTCGCGACCATCTTCGCGATCGCGGCGTCGCGGGCGGCGGCGATCTGCGCGCTGACCTCGTTGGCCTCGTCGATCTGGGCCTCACCCAACATGGTCACGATGCTGGTGGCCACCGGCGCGCCGGCATCGTCGGTCACCTCGGCGCGGACCTCGCAGATCACCGTGCCGTGGGACTCGATCACCGAATCCAGGTAGGAGTCGAACCACAGCTTGTCGCCGACCTTGATCGGCCGGTGGAAGATCAGCTTCTGGTCGCGGTGCAGCACCCGCTCCAGGTTGATCGGCACGTCGAAGTTCTCGAAGAGATCGAGTTGCACCCGGCGCCCGGCCACCGCCAGGAAGGTCAGCGATGCGACGGTCCCGTCCTGGTGCGCGGGGTGCTCGTCCTTGACGGCGCTCGCGAACTCCCGGATCTTCTCCCGGCCCACCTCGAAGTAATCGGGGTAGCGGTAGTGGGTTCCGATGATGTCGTCCGCAAGGCCCATGGCGGGAGAGCCTATCAGCGGCGACGGGACGCAACCGCGGCCAGCGCCCCGCCCACCGCACCCAGGGCCAGCGCGGATGGCACCCCGATCCGGGCCGCCTTGCGCGCGGTGCGGAAGTCGCGGATCTCCCAGCCCCGCTCCCTGGCAACGTCGCGCAGCGCGGCATCGGGGTTGATCGCCACCGCGGTGCCCACCAGCGACAGCATCGGCACGTCGTTGAAACTGTCCGAGTACGCCGTGCAGCGACGCAGGTTCAGGCCCTCCCGGATGGCCAGCGCGCGGACGGCGTGCGCCTTGCCGCTGCCGTGCAGGATGTCGCCCACCAGCCGGCCGGTGAACACCCCGTCGACCGATTCGGCGACGGTGCCCAGCGCGCCGGTCAGCCCCAGCCGCTCGGCGATGGTCGCCGCCAGCTCGTACGGGGTGGCGGTGACCAGCCACACCTGCTGGCCGGCGTCCAGGTGCATCTGGGCCAGCGCCCTGGTGCCCGGCCAGATCTTGTCGGCGATGATCTCGTCGTAGATCTGTTCGCCCAGCTCCGCCAGTTCGGCGGTGGAGCGGCCCTCGATGAAGGCCAGCGCCTTGCGCCGGCCGGCCGCGACGTCGTCGCTGTTCTCCTTGCCGGTGAACTGGAACTTGGCCTGCGCGTAGATGATTCCGAGGATGTCCCGGTAGGTGAAGTACTTGCGGGCGGCCAGCCCGCGCGCGAAATGCACCAGCGACGAGCCGTGCACCAGGGTGTTGTCGACGTCGAAGAACGCGGCCGCGGTCAGATCCGGCGGCGGCGGTGGGGGCGGCGTGGTGGCCGCTTCCGCACTGGCCTCGCCAGCGATCAGATCGCTTTCGACCCCGTCGATATCGGCGGCACCGGACTCGGACACCACACAACCCTAATACTGGACGCATGGACCATCGGGTTGTGCTGCTCACCCGCGCGGGTTGCAGCATCTGCGAGCGCGCCGCGCGGACGCTGGCGGAGTTGGCCGACGAGCTGAACTTCACCTGGGCGGCAACCGATGTCGACGTGGCCGCCGCGGCCGGAGAACCGCAGCTGCGGGCCGAGTTCGGCGACCGGGTGCCGGTGGTGCTGCTCGACGGCGTCGAGCACAGCTACTGGGAGGTCGACGAGCAGCGCCTGCGCGCCGATATCGCGGGGGCCTGAACGAGCCGGGAACCGGCCCTGAACCGGTTCAGCAAATTTGGTAGCACGGCTGGTAAACGGCTACTTTGGAGCCCGACCGGGCGAGCGAGGCGACGGCGTGAAAACCGTCCTGGGCGAGCGAAGCGACGGGGAGAAGACCAGGTGATGATGCCGTGAGCGTCCTGCTATTCGGGGTGTCGCACCGCAGTGCGCCGGTCTCCGTGCTCGAACAGCTGAGCACCGACGAGTCCGATCAGGCCAAGATCATCGACCAGGTGCTGCAGTCCTCGCTGGTCACCGAGGCCATGGTGCTGTCGACCTGCAACCGGGTCGAGGTCTACGCGGTGGTCGAGGCGTTCCACGGCGGCCTGTCGGTGATCGGCCAGGTGCTCTCCGAGCATTCCGGGATGGGCCTGCAGGACCTCACCAAGTACGCCTACGTGCGCTATGCCGAGGCCGCCGTCGAGCACCTGTTCGCCGTGACCAGCGGCCTGGACTCGCTGGTGCTCGGGGAACAGCAGGTGCTGGGCCAGGTGCGCCGGGCCTACGCCGCCGCCGAGGCCAACCACACCGTCGGCCGCACCTTGCACGAACTGTCCCAGCGCGCGCTGTCGGTCGGTAAGCGGGTGCACTCGGAAACCGGGATCGACAGCGCGGGCGCCTCGGTGGTCTCGGTGTCGCTGGACATGGCCGAGAAGCGGGTGGGCTCGCTGGCCGGCCGGACGGCCGTCGTGATCGGCGCCGGCTCGATGGGCGCCCTGGCCGCCAAGCACCTGGTGCGCGCCGGGGTGGAGCGCGTCGAGGTGGTCAACCGGTCGCTGCCCAGGGCCCGCCGGCTGGCCGCGAACATCGCCGAACTCGGGGTGCCTGCGCACGCGCATGCACTCGACGACATCTCCTCGGTGCTGGCCGACGCCGACATCGTGATGAGCAGCACGGGCGCGGTGCGCCCGGTGGTGTCGCTGGCCGATGTGCACCACGCACTGGCGCGGCGTGACAACGGGGGTGCCGGCCGACCGCTGGTGATCTGTGACCTCGGCATGCCCCGCGATGTCGACCTGGCCGTCGCCGGCCTGCCCGGCGTGCACGTCATCGACATGGACCGCATCCAGCGCGAGCCGGCGGCCAAGGGCGCCGCGTCCGACGCCGAAGCGGCCCGCGCCATCGTCGCCCACGAGGTTGCCCAGTACCTGGCCGGCCAGCGGATGGCCGAGGTCACCCCGACCGTGACGGCGCTGCGGCAGCGCGCCGCCGACGTCGTCGAGGCCGAATTGCTGCGGCTGGACAACCGGCTGCCCGGCCTGGACGCGGCGCACCGCGACGAGGTCGCGCGCACCGTCCGCCGCGTCGTCGACAAGCTGCTGCACGCCCCGACGGTGCGGGTCAAACAACTCGCCGGCGCACCCGGCGGGGACAGCTACGCAGAGGCCCTCCGCGAACTGTTCGAGCTCGACCCGCAGGCCGTCGACGCGGTGTCGGGTGGCGAATTGCCGCTGATCGCAACCGAAAACGACAAGCCCGAGTGATCCGAATCGGCACCCGTGGCAGCCTGCTGGCGACCACTCAAGCGGGCGGTGTCCGCGACGCCCTGATCGCCTCGGGGCACCCCGCAGAACTGGTCATCATCAGCACCGAGGGTGACCGCAATCAGGGACCCATCGCCGAGATCGGGGTGGGCGTGTTCACCGCGGCGCTGCGCGAAGCCGTCGACGACGGGCGGGTCGACATGGCGGTGCACTCGTACAAGGATTTGCCGACGGCCCCCGACGAGCGCTTCGTGATCGCCGCGATCCCGCGGCGCGAAGACCCGCGCGACGCTCTGGTGGCCCGCGACGGGATGGTGCTGGGGGAGTTGCCACCGGGCTCGGTCATCGGCACCTCGAGCCCGCGACGGGCCGCACAGCTTAGAGCACTGGGTCTCGGTTTGGAAATCCGCCCCCTACGAGGCAACCTAGACACCAGGTTGAACAGGGTAAGTAGCGGTGATCTCGACGGCATCGTCGTCGCCCGGGCGGGTCTCGCCCGCATCGGACGACTCGGTGATGTCTCCGAGTCCCTGGAACCGGTGCAGATGTTGCCGGCACCGGCTCAGGGCGCGCTCGCGGTGGAGTGCCGCGCACGCGACACGGACCTTGCCGCGGTGCTGGCGGAGTTGGACGACCCCGACACCCGCGCAGCGGTCACCGCCGAACGAGCCCTGCTCGCCGAACTGGAGGCGGGGTGTTCCGCGCCGGTGGGTGCGATCGCGGAAGTGGTCGAGTCCATCGACGAGGAGGGCCGGGTCTTCGAGGAGCTGTCGCTGCGCGGTTGCGTGGCGGCGCTGGACGGATCCGACGTGATCCGTGCGTCCGGTATCGGTTCGCCCGATCGGGCCCGGGAGCTGGGGCTCTCGGTGGCCGCGGAGCTGTTCGAGCTGGGTGCACGAGACGTGTTGGCAATTGAGCGGAGTGACAGATGACTGGGCACGCAGGGACCCGAGGCCGCAAGACCAAGCCGGGCCGCATCACGTTTGTGGGGTCCGGTCCAGGGGACCCCGGGCTGCTGACCAGCCGGGCGCGCGCGGTGCTGGCCAACGCCGCGCTGGTGTTCACCGATCCGGACGTGCCCGACGCGGTGCTGGCGCTGGTCGGCTCCGAGCTGCCGCCGCCGTCCGGACCGCAGCCCGAGGAGGCTACCCCGGCCGACGGTGCCGCCGACGCGGCGGCCCCGGTCATCCCGGGTGGCCCCGATGTGCGGCCGGCGCTGGGCGACGCCGCCGAGGTCGCCAAGACCCTGGCCAACGAGGCTCGGCACGGTGTCGACGTGGTCCGGCTGGTGGCCGGCGACCCGCTGTCGGTCGACTCGGTGATCACCGAGGTGAACACGCTGGCCCGCACCCACCTGAATTTCGAGATCGTGCCCGGCCTGCCGGACACCACCGCGGTGCCGACCTACGCGGGGCTGCCGCTCGGGTCGTCGCACACCGTCGCCGACGTGCGCGGTGACGTGGACTGGGCGGCGCTGGCCGCCGCGCCGGGTCCGCTGATCCTGCACGCCACGGCCTCGCACCTGCCCGACGCCGCGCGCACGCTCATCGAGTACGGGCTGGCCGACAGCACGCCTGCGGTGGTCACCTCGCACGGCACCACCTGCCAGCAGCATTCGGTCGAGACCACGCTTGCGGGCTTGGGGGACAAGACAATTCAGCAGGCCGCCGAGATCCCGGTGGGTACCCCCGGCTCGCTGGCCGGGCCGCTGGTGGTCACCATCGGCAAGACCGTCGCCAACCGCGCCAAGCTGAACTGGTGGGAGAGCCGGGCGCTGTACGGCTGGACCGTGCTGGTGCCGCGCACCAAGGACCAGGCCGGTGAGATGAGCGAGAAGCTGGTCGGCCACGGTGCGTTGCCGGTCGAGGTGCCCACCATCGCCGTCGAGCCGCCCCGCAGCCCGGCCCAGATGGAAAGGGCCGTCAAGGGTTTGGTGGACGGCCGGTTCCAGTGGGTGGTCTTCACCTCCACCAACGCCGTGCGGGCGGTGTGGGACAAGTTCAACGAGTTCGGTCTGGACGCGCGGGCATTCTCGGGTGTCAAGATCGCCTGCGTCGGCCAGGCCACCGCGGACCGGGTGCGCGCGTTCGGCATCAACCCCGAGCTGGTGCCCGTCGGTGAGCAGTCCTCGCTGGGCCTGCTCGACGAATTCCCGGAGTACGACGACATCTTCGACCCGGTGAACCGGGTGCTGCTGCCGCGCGCCGACATCGCCACCGAGACGCTGGCCGAGGGTCTGCGCGAGCGCGGCTGGGAGATCGAGGACGTGACCGCCTACCGGACGGTGCGTGCCGCTCCGCCGCCGGCGCACACCCGGGAGATGATCAAGACCGGCGGGTTCGACGCGGTCTGCTTCACCTCCAGCTCCACGGTGCGCAACCTGGTGGGTATCGCCGGTAAGCCGCACGCCCGGACCATCGTGGCCTGCATCGGCCCCAAGACCGCCGAGACCGCGGCGGAATTCGGCCTGCGGGTGGACGTGCAGCCCGAGACCGCGGCCGTCGGTCCGCTGGTCGAGGCGCTGGCCGAGCACGCGGCCCGGTTGCGCGCCGAGGGGGCGCTGCCGCCGCCGCGCAAGAAGAGCCGCCGGCGCTAGATGGCTTTCCCGCGCCACCGACCCCGCCGCCTGCGGTCCACCCCGGCCATGCGCCGGCTGGTGGCGCAGACGTCGTTGGAGCCACGGCATCTGGTGCTGCCGATGTTCGTCGCCGACGGCATCGACGACCCGCGTGAGATCTCCTCGATGCCCGGTGTGTACCAGCACACCCGTGACTCGCTGCGCCGCGCCGCCGCCGATGCGGTGGCCGCCGGGGTGGGTGGGTTGATGCTGTTCGGCGTGCCGCGCGACGAGGACAAGGATGCGACCGGCTCGGCCGGCGTCGACCCCGAGGGCATCCTGAACGTGGCGCTGCGTGACCTGACCGCCGACCTCGGTGATGCCACCGTGCTGATGGCCGATACCTGCCTGGACGAGTTCACCGCGCACGGGCACTGCGGCATCGTCGACGCCCGCGGCCGGGTGGACAATGACGCCACCAACGATCGCTACGTGGAACTGGCTGTGGCCCAAGCACATTCGGGCGCCCAGGTGGTGGGGCCGAGCGGCATGATGGACGGCCAGGTGGCGGCCATCCGCGACGGGCTGGATGCGGCCGGGCACACCGACGTCGCCATCATGGCCTATGCGGCGAAGTTCGCCTCCGCGTTCTACGGACCGTTCCGGGAGGCGGTGTCCTCCAGCCTGGTCGGTGACCGCCGCACCTATCAGCAGGACCCCGGCAACGCCCGCGAGGCCGTGCACGAGATCGAGCTCGACATCGACGAGGGCGCGGACATGATCATGGTCAAGCCCGCGATGAGCTATCTGGACGTGGTGCGCGCCGCCGCGGACATCTCGCCGGTGCCGGTGGCCGCGTACCAGATCTCCGGCGAGTACGCGATGATCTGCGCCGCCGCCGCCAACGGCTGGATCGACCTGCGGGCCTCGGCCCTGGAGTCGCTGATCGGGATCCGGCGCGCCGGCGCGGACATCGTGCTCACCTACTGGGCGGCCGACGTCGCCGGCTGGTTGGCGTGACCGAACCCGAACAGCCCGCCGGTCGCCCGGTCGACGTCGACACCGGATTCTGGCTCTGGATGACGGCGCTGCCGTTGATGGTGATCGGCCACGTCATCGACGCCGTGACGGCGCCGACGCCGAAATCGGTGCCGGCGGTCGCGTACGCGTTCACGGGGCTGTTCCTGGTGATCGCCGCCGCGCTGGTGGTCACCTTCGCGGTGCTGATGCGGGCCGGTTACCGGTGGGCGCGCACCCTGCTCACCGCGGGCGGCCTGACCGCCGTGGTGTATTCGCTGACCAGCCTGTTCACCGTGGAGCGCGGGCCCGTGGCCGCCCTGGCCTACGCGGCCTGCTCGATCGTCGGATCGGTGCTGATCGTGGGCGGGGTGTACTTGCTGCACCGCCGGGACAGCCACGAGTACCTCACCCGCTAGGCTGGCCCGACCATGTCCACAGCACCGCGTCCCCGGATCATCACTGTTGCGTTCTGGCTGACGATGGTGGGTGCCGTGCTGCTGCTCGCCGGCGGCCTGGTCGGGGTGAGCACCTCGCTGACCACGCCGGCGAGCGCGTTCCCGGATTCGCTGGGGGAGGGGCAGGCGCACCGCATCCTGCTGATGCACGGCGGTGTCGGCGCGGTGCTGGCCGTCGCGGGTCTGGGCCTCAGTTTCCTGGCCGGGCGCACCCGCAACGGCGACAAGCGGTTCCGTCGCGCCCTGGCCGCACTGGCCGGTGGTGTGGTGTTCGTCGTGTTCCTGCTGGCGTTGTTCGCGCCCTACAACCTCGAACTGCTCGCGCTGATCGGGGTGGTACCCGTTGCGGTCGGCGCGACGCTGTTCACCCGGCCGGCGGCTGCGGCGTGGTTCGAGGACGCCACGTGAGCGAACCCGACGAGGTGTTGTTCCACGAACCGGGCGCGAGTTGGTGGTGGCTGCTGGTCGGGCCGGCGGCGGCGGTGGCGATGGCGCTGATCCAGCTGACCGGTGGCGCCGGTGTGCAGCTGGCCGTGCCCGCGGTGTTCCTGGTGCTGGTGACCGGGTTTCTGGCGATCCAGATCAAGGCCGCACGCATTCACACCTCCGTCGAGCTGACCCCACACACGCTGCGGCAAGGCACCGAGACCATCGACATCGCCGATATCGTGCGGATCTTTCCCGAGGCCAAGGGCGCCGAGGCCGAGAAGTGGCAGTCCTATCGCGCCCTCGGGGAACTCACCGGCGTGCCCAGGGGCCGCACCGGGATCGGCCTGAAACTGACCGATGACCGATCGGGACAGGCCTGGGCACGGCGCCACCGCACGCTGCGCGCCGCGCTGGAGGGTCTGGTCGGGGAGGCCTTGCCGTGAACCGTCGCGCCGTCATCGAACTCGTCTTGGCCGCCGTCGCGG is a genomic window containing:
- the hemB gene encoding porphobilinogen synthase; translation: MAFPRHRPRRLRSTPAMRRLVAQTSLEPRHLVLPMFVADGIDDPREISSMPGVYQHTRDSLRRAAADAVAAGVGGLMLFGVPRDEDKDATGSAGVDPEGILNVALRDLTADLGDATVLMADTCLDEFTAHGHCGIVDARGRVDNDATNDRYVELAVAQAHSGAQVVGPSGMMDGQVAAIRDGLDAAGHTDVAIMAYAAKFASAFYGPFREAVSSSLVGDRRTYQQDPGNAREAVHEIELDIDEGADMIMVKPAMSYLDVVRAAADISPVPVAAYQISGEYAMICAAAANGWIDLRASALESLIGIRRAGADIVLTYWAADVAGWLA
- the hemC gene encoding hydroxymethylbilane synthase; translation: MIRIGTRGSLLATTQAGGVRDALIASGHPAELVIISTEGDRNQGPIAEIGVGVFTAALREAVDDGRVDMAVHSYKDLPTAPDERFVIAAIPRREDPRDALVARDGMVLGELPPGSVIGTSSPRRAAQLRALGLGLEIRPLRGNLDTRLNRVSSGDLDGIVVARAGLARIGRLGDVSESLEPVQMLPAPAQGALAVECRARDTDLAAVLAELDDPDTRAAVTAERALLAELEAGCSAPVGAIAEVVESIDEEGRVFEELSLRGCVAALDGSDVIRASGIGSPDRARELGLSVAAELFELGARDVLAIERSDR
- a CDS encoding bifunctional uroporphyrinogen-III C-methyltransferase/uroporphyrinogen-III synthase; protein product: MTGHAGTRGRKTKPGRITFVGSGPGDPGLLTSRARAVLANAALVFTDPDVPDAVLALVGSELPPPSGPQPEEATPADGAADAAAPVIPGGPDVRPALGDAAEVAKTLANEARHGVDVVRLVAGDPLSVDSVITEVNTLARTHLNFEIVPGLPDTTAVPTYAGLPLGSSHTVADVRGDVDWAALAAAPGPLILHATASHLPDAARTLIEYGLADSTPAVVTSHGTTCQQHSVETTLAGLGDKTIQQAAEIPVGTPGSLAGPLVVTIGKTVANRAKLNWWESRALYGWTVLVPRTKDQAGEMSEKLVGHGALPVEVPTIAVEPPRSPAQMERAVKGLVDGRFQWVVFTSTNAVRAVWDKFNEFGLDARAFSGVKIACVGQATADRVRAFGINPELVPVGEQSSLGLLDEFPEYDDIFDPVNRVLLPRADIATETLAEGLRERGWEIEDVTAYRTVRAAPPPAHTREMIKTGGFDAVCFTSSSTVRNLVGIAGKPHARTIVACIGPKTAETAAEFGLRVDVQPETAAVGPLVEALAEHAARLRAEGALPPPRKKSRRR